In one Juglans regia cultivar Chandler chromosome 11, Walnut 2.0, whole genome shotgun sequence genomic region, the following are encoded:
- the LOC109021176 gene encoding E3 ubiquitin-protein ligase UPL1-like isoform X1, with amino-acid sequence MVLFGLSDNAYTLVAEVMKKLVANAPTHCHLFVAKLSGAIQNLTTSALDELRMFGEAVEALLSTTSSDGAAILRVLQALSSLVALLSEKENDPQIFPEKDYTAVLSRVRDINVALEPLWLALSTCISKIETYTDSAPDLMTSSKASTSKPSGAMTPLPAGSQNILPYIESFFVVCEKLHPMQPGSSNEFSIAAVSEVEYAGTYTGQQKTLGHALKVDEHIAFVKFSEKHRKLLNAFIRQNPGLLEKSFSLMLKVPRFIDFDNKRAHFRSKIKHQHDHHHRPLRISVRRAYILEDSYDQLRMRSTLDLKGRLTVHFQGEEVIDAGGLTREWYQLLSRVIFDKGALLFTTGGNESTFQPNPNSVYRTEHLSYFKFVGRVVGKALLDGQLLDVHFTRSFYKHILGVKVTYHDIEAIDPAYFKNLKWMLENDISDVPEFTFSIDADEEKLILYERTEVMDYELIPGGRNIKVTEENKHQYVDLVAKHLLITAIHPQINAFLEGFYELIRCDLISIFIDKELELLISGLPDIDLDDMRANTEYSGYSPASPVIQWFWEVVQGFSKEDKARLLQFVTGTSKVPLEGFSALQGISGSQKFQIHKAYGSPDHLPSAHTCFNQLNLPEYPSRQHLEERLLLAIHEGNEGFGFG; translated from the exons ATGGTGCTGTTTGG ACTCTCAGACAATGCATATACTCTCGTGGCTGAGGTAATGAAGAAATTGGTGGCAAATGCTCCGACTCATTGTCATCTGTTTGTTGCTAAGCTATCTGGGGCCATTCAAAATTTGACTACATCTGCTTTAGATGAGTTGCGCATGTTTGGTGAAGCTGTGGAAGCCCTCCTCAGTACAACATCTTCTGACGGAGCTGCAATCTTGAGGGTTCTGCAGGCATTAAGCTCCCTTGTTGCCTTGCTGAGTGAGAAAGAGAATGACCCACAAATTTTTCCTGAAAAGGATTATACAGCTGTTCTTTCTCGGGTGCGGGACATAAATGTAGCTTTGGAGCCTTTGTGGCTGGCTCTGAGCACTTGCATTAGCAAAATAGAGACTTATACTGACTCAGCACCCGATTTGATGACTTCATCTAAAGCATCCACCTCTAAACCCTCTGGTGCAATGACTCCACTCCCTGCAGGCTCTCAGAACATCTTACCATATATAGAATCTTTCTTTGTGGTGTGTGAGAAGTTACATCCCATGCAGCCAGGGTCAAGTAATGAATTTAGTATTGCTGCCGTTTCAGAGGTTGAATATGCAGGCACTTATACTGGTCAGCAGAAAACCTTAGGGCATGCTTTGAAAGTTGATGAACATATTGCATTTGTGAAGTTCTCAGAGAAGCATAGGAAGCTGCTTAATGCTTTCATCCGACAAAACCCTGGATTGCTTGAGAAGTCCTTCTCACTCATGCTGAAGGTGCCTAGATTTATTGACTTTGACAATAAGCGTGCTCACTTCAGATCAAAAATAAAGCATCAACATGACCATCACCACAGGCCTTTAAGAATTTCTGTAAGAAGAGCTTACATTCTGGAGGATTCTTATGATCAGTTGCGAATGAGATCCACTCTAGATTTGAAAGGGAGGTTGACAGTTCACTTTCAAGGAGAGGAAGTTATTGATGCAGGTGGACTTACAAGGGAGTGGTATCAATTGCTGTCCAGGGTTATTTTTGACAAGGGAGCCCTACTTTTTACGACTGGGGGTAATGAATCAACATTTCAGCCAAATCCTAACTCTGTTTATCGAACAGAACATCtttcatatttcaaatttgTTGGGCGAGTG GTTGGGAAAGCACTTCTTGATGGACAACTTTTGGATGTCCATTTCACCCGATCTTTCTACAAGCATATATTGGGGGTAAAAGTTACCTATCATGACATTGAAGCCATTGATCCAGCTTACTTCAAAAACCTCAAGTGGATGCTTGAG AATGACATAAGCGATGTTCCGGAATTTACATTTAGCATTGATGCTGATGAGGAGAAGCTGATATTGTATGAGAGGACAGAA GTGATGGACTATGAACTGATTCCTGGTGGAAGAAATATTAAAGTTACCGAGGAGAATAAGCACCAATATGTTGATCTAGTTGCTAAACATCTGTTAATAACTGCCATTCATCCTCAAATAAATGCCTTTTTGGAAGGATTTTATGAATTAATTCGTTGCGACTTAATTTCGATCTTCATTGACAAGGAACTTGAATTACTTATTAGTGGGCTTCCTGATATTGATT TGGATGATATGAGGGCAAACACTGAGTATTCTGGGTACAGTCCTGCATCTCCTGTTATTCAGTGGTTTTGGGAAGTTGTTCAGGGTTTCAGCAAGGAGGATAAGGCTCGTCTCTTGCAGTTTGTGACAGGCACCTCTAAG GTGCCTTTAGAAGGGTTCAGTGCACTTCAAGGAATTTCAGGCTCACAAAAGTTTCAGATACACAAGGCTTATGGAAGCCCTGATCACTTGCCTTCTGCTCATACTTG TTTCAACCAGCTGAACCTACCGGAGTATCCTTCTAGACAACACTTGGAGGAGAGGCTGCTGCTTGCGATTCATGAAGGCAATGAAGGGTTTGGATTTGGTTAA
- the LOC109021176 gene encoding E3 ubiquitin-protein ligase UPL1-like isoform X2 has product MKKLVANAPTHCHLFVAKLSGAIQNLTTSALDELRMFGEAVEALLSTTSSDGAAILRVLQALSSLVALLSEKENDPQIFPEKDYTAVLSRVRDINVALEPLWLALSTCISKIETYTDSAPDLMTSSKASTSKPSGAMTPLPAGSQNILPYIESFFVVCEKLHPMQPGSSNEFSIAAVSEVEYAGTYTGQQKTLGHALKVDEHIAFVKFSEKHRKLLNAFIRQNPGLLEKSFSLMLKVPRFIDFDNKRAHFRSKIKHQHDHHHRPLRISVRRAYILEDSYDQLRMRSTLDLKGRLTVHFQGEEVIDAGGLTREWYQLLSRVIFDKGALLFTTGGNESTFQPNPNSVYRTEHLSYFKFVGRVVGKALLDGQLLDVHFTRSFYKHILGVKVTYHDIEAIDPAYFKNLKWMLENDISDVPEFTFSIDADEEKLILYERTEVMDYELIPGGRNIKVTEENKHQYVDLVAKHLLITAIHPQINAFLEGFYELIRCDLISIFIDKELELLISGLPDIDLDDMRANTEYSGYSPASPVIQWFWEVVQGFSKEDKARLLQFVTGTSKVPLEGFSALQGISGSQKFQIHKAYGSPDHLPSAHTCFNQLNLPEYPSRQHLEERLLLAIHEGNEGFGFG; this is encoded by the exons ATGAAGAAATTGGTGGCAAATGCTCCGACTCATTGTCATCTGTTTGTTGCTAAGCTATCTGGGGCCATTCAAAATTTGACTACATCTGCTTTAGATGAGTTGCGCATGTTTGGTGAAGCTGTGGAAGCCCTCCTCAGTACAACATCTTCTGACGGAGCTGCAATCTTGAGGGTTCTGCAGGCATTAAGCTCCCTTGTTGCCTTGCTGAGTGAGAAAGAGAATGACCCACAAATTTTTCCTGAAAAGGATTATACAGCTGTTCTTTCTCGGGTGCGGGACATAAATGTAGCTTTGGAGCCTTTGTGGCTGGCTCTGAGCACTTGCATTAGCAAAATAGAGACTTATACTGACTCAGCACCCGATTTGATGACTTCATCTAAAGCATCCACCTCTAAACCCTCTGGTGCAATGACTCCACTCCCTGCAGGCTCTCAGAACATCTTACCATATATAGAATCTTTCTTTGTGGTGTGTGAGAAGTTACATCCCATGCAGCCAGGGTCAAGTAATGAATTTAGTATTGCTGCCGTTTCAGAGGTTGAATATGCAGGCACTTATACTGGTCAGCAGAAAACCTTAGGGCATGCTTTGAAAGTTGATGAACATATTGCATTTGTGAAGTTCTCAGAGAAGCATAGGAAGCTGCTTAATGCTTTCATCCGACAAAACCCTGGATTGCTTGAGAAGTCCTTCTCACTCATGCTGAAGGTGCCTAGATTTATTGACTTTGACAATAAGCGTGCTCACTTCAGATCAAAAATAAAGCATCAACATGACCATCACCACAGGCCTTTAAGAATTTCTGTAAGAAGAGCTTACATTCTGGAGGATTCTTATGATCAGTTGCGAATGAGATCCACTCTAGATTTGAAAGGGAGGTTGACAGTTCACTTTCAAGGAGAGGAAGTTATTGATGCAGGTGGACTTACAAGGGAGTGGTATCAATTGCTGTCCAGGGTTATTTTTGACAAGGGAGCCCTACTTTTTACGACTGGGGGTAATGAATCAACATTTCAGCCAAATCCTAACTCTGTTTATCGAACAGAACATCtttcatatttcaaatttgTTGGGCGAGTG GTTGGGAAAGCACTTCTTGATGGACAACTTTTGGATGTCCATTTCACCCGATCTTTCTACAAGCATATATTGGGGGTAAAAGTTACCTATCATGACATTGAAGCCATTGATCCAGCTTACTTCAAAAACCTCAAGTGGATGCTTGAG AATGACATAAGCGATGTTCCGGAATTTACATTTAGCATTGATGCTGATGAGGAGAAGCTGATATTGTATGAGAGGACAGAA GTGATGGACTATGAACTGATTCCTGGTGGAAGAAATATTAAAGTTACCGAGGAGAATAAGCACCAATATGTTGATCTAGTTGCTAAACATCTGTTAATAACTGCCATTCATCCTCAAATAAATGCCTTTTTGGAAGGATTTTATGAATTAATTCGTTGCGACTTAATTTCGATCTTCATTGACAAGGAACTTGAATTACTTATTAGTGGGCTTCCTGATATTGATT TGGATGATATGAGGGCAAACACTGAGTATTCTGGGTACAGTCCTGCATCTCCTGTTATTCAGTGGTTTTGGGAAGTTGTTCAGGGTTTCAGCAAGGAGGATAAGGCTCGTCTCTTGCAGTTTGTGACAGGCACCTCTAAG GTGCCTTTAGAAGGGTTCAGTGCACTTCAAGGAATTTCAGGCTCACAAAAGTTTCAGATACACAAGGCTTATGGAAGCCCTGATCACTTGCCTTCTGCTCATACTTG TTTCAACCAGCTGAACCTACCGGAGTATCCTTCTAGACAACACTTGGAGGAGAGGCTGCTGCTTGCGATTCATGAAGGCAATGAAGGGTTTGGATTTGGTTAA